The genomic region CTAAAAACCCCACAAAAACAGAAAGCGTGAAAAAAAGTTTCTCTTTTTGATTTTGCGAATAAAGCGCATAAATATAACAGCCTAAAATGGAAACGTTCACTAAAACCACATACTCCTTAACCGTGCTAAACCCTTGCGCTCTAGGCATGTTAAAATAAATTTTTTGCACCAATGAAAGCAAGCCGTTGATGAAATTGGCAACAGCCATGCTGTAAAAAAGGATTTTTTGATTCAATTTGATTCTTAAACAACTGGCAAAAAGCAAGCACAACGCCCCGCAAGCATAAGTTAAGGACATGTTTAGGGCAAATAAATTGTAGCGGAAAGTTTGGCTATCATGCATGTTAAACATGTTAGGGAAGATGCTTAAAAACACGCCCAAAAAAGCCAGAGTAAGCCATTTGAAAGGCATTGTTTTTAGATGATTAATTCTAAAAATCTCTTTCAAAGACGCTTGGAAATAACACCTAAAAAACAAAAAAACCATTAAAACAATCAATAAGACTTGCGTTAAAGGCTTTTTAAACGAAGTGAGAAAGAAAAGGGCAAAAATTAAAGTGAAGACAGAATCCGCACTAAAAAAGGCTTTTAAACGCTCTTTCAACACAAACTTGCCATGCCCTAAAACCGATAAAATTATCTGTCTTTAATGCCTAACTTTTCAATCAAAACCACATAACGCGCATGATCGGTGCGTTTGATGTATTTCAACAAGTTGCGTCTTTGAGCGACTAATTTTAAAAGCCCTAAACGACTGGAATGATCTTTGGGGTTAGTTTTTAAATGCTCGGTTAAAAGCCTGATCCTTTCATTCAACAACGCCACTTGCACCTCACAAGAACCCGTATCGTTTTGCTTAGTGGCAAACGCCTTAATGATTTCTTGTTTTTTCTCCAGATTCAAAGCCATAACGACCTCCTAATTGGTAATAATTTTAAAGATCGCATTATAGCGTAAAATAAGCTTTTTTGTGTCATACTCTTAAACTTTATATTATAATAAGCCTAAAAAGACAAACCACCTACCTTAAGGCATTGATTTTAGATTATGGCAAACGAACGCTCCAAATTAGCTTTTAAAAAGACTTTCCCCGTCTTTAAACGCTTCTTGCAATCCAAAGACTTAGCCCTTGTGGTCTTTGTGATAGCTATTTTAGCGATCATTATCGTGCCGTTACCGCCTTTTGTGTTGGATTTTTTACTCACGATTTCTATCGCGCTATCGGTGTTGATTATTTTAATCGGGCTTTATATTGACAAACCGACTGATTTTAGCGCTTTCCCCACTTTATTGCTCATTGTAACCTTGTACCGCTTGGCTTTAAATGTCGCCACGACCAGAATGATTTTAACGCAAGGCTATAAAGGGCCTAGTGCGGTGAGCGATATTATCACAGCGTTTGGGGAATTTAGCGTGAGCGGGAATTATGTGATTGGGGCTATTATCTTTAGTATTTTAGTGCTGGTGAATTTATTAGTGGTTACTAATGGCTCTACTAGGGTTACTGAAGTAAGGGCGCGATTCGCTCTAGACGCTATGCCAGGAAAGCAAATGGCGATTGATGCGGATTTAAATTCAGGGCTTATTGATGATAAGGAAGCTAAAAAACGACGCGCCGCTCTAAGCCAAGAAGCGGATTTTTATGGCGCGATGGATGGCGCGTCTAAATTTGTCAAAGGCGATGCGATCGCTTCTATCATCATCACGCTTATCAATATCATTGGAGGGTTTTTAGTGGGCGTGTTTCAAAGGGATATGAGCTTGAGCTTTAGCGCTAGCACTTTCACTATCTTAACCATTGGCGATGGGCTTGTAGGGCAAATCCCTGCCTTAATCATTGCGACAGCGACCGGTATTGTCGCCACTCGCACCACGCAAAACGAAGAAGAGGACTTTGCTTCCAAACTCATCACACAGCTCACCAATAAAAGCAAAACCTTAGTGATTGTGGGGGCGATTTTATTGCTTTTTGCAACCATTCCTGGACTCCCTACCTTTTCTTTAGCGTTTGTAGGGACTCTCTTTTTGTTCATCGCATGGCTGATTAGCAGGGAGGGAAAAGACGGGTTGCTCACTAAATTAGAAAATTATTTGAGTCAAAAATTCGGCTTGGATTTGAGCGAAAAACCCCACAGCTCTAAAATCAAACCCCACACCCAAACCACAAGGGCTAAAACCCAAGAAGAGCTTAAAAGAGAAGAAGAACAAGCGATTGATGAAGTGTTAAAGATTGAATTTTTAGAATTGGCTTTAGGCTATCAGCTCATCAGTCTTGCGGACATGAAACAAGGGGGCGATTTGTTAGAAAGGATTAGGGGCATTAGAAAAAAGATAGCGAGCGATTATGGTTTTTTGATGCCTCAAATCCGGATCAGGGATAATTTGCAACTCCCCCCAACGCATTATGAAATCAAGCTTAAAGGCATTGTGATTGGTGAGGGCATGGTGATGCCAGATAAGTTTTTAGCCATGAATACCGGTTTTGTGAATAAAGAGATTGAAGGCATTCCTACTAAAGAGCCAGCTTTTGGAATGGACGCTTTATGGATTGAAACCAAAAATAAAGAAGAAGCCATTATTCAAGGCTATACCATTATTGATCCAAGCACCGTTATTGCGACACACACCAGCGAATTAGTGAAAAAATACGCTGAAGATTTTATCACTAAAGACGAAGTGAAATCCCTTTTAGAGCGCTTGGCTAAAGACTATCCTACGATTGTAGAAGAGAGTAAAAAAATCCCCACCGGTGCGATCCGATCAGTCTTGCAAGCCTTGTTGCATGAAAAAATCCCCATTAAAGACATGCTCACTATTTTAGAAACGATTACCGATATTGCCCCATTGGTTCAAAACGATGTGAATATCTTAACCGAACAAGTGAGAGCAAGGCTTTCTAGGGTGATCACTAACGCTTTTAAATCTGAAGACGGGCGTTTGAAATTTTTAACCTTTTCTACCGATAGCGAACAATTTTTGCTGAATAAATTGCGAGAAAATGGCACTTCTAAGAGCTTGCTACTCAATGTGGGCGAATTGCAAAAACTCATTGAAGGGGTTTCTGAAGAGGCCATGAAAGTCTTGCAAAAAGGGATCGCTCCGGTGATTTTGATCGTAGAGCCTAATTTAAGAAAAGCTCTTTCTAATCAAATGGAGCAGGCCAGGATTGATGTGGTCGTGCTAAGCCATGCGGAATTAGATCCTAACTCTAATTTTGAAGCCTTAGGCACGATCCATATTAACTTTTAATGGATAAATAATTGATAAAAAAGGAGAATGATGCAAGTTTACCACCTTTCACACATTGATTTAGACGGCTATGCATGCCAGCTTGTTTCAAAACAATTTTTTAAAAATATCCAATGCTATAACGCTAATTACGGGCGTGAAGTCTCAGCGAGAATTTATGAAATTCTAAACGCAATCGCTCAATCTAAAGAGAGTGAATTCCTTATTTTGGTTAGCGATTTGAATTTGAATTTAAACGAAGCAGAGTATTTGCAAGATAAAATCCAAGAACACCGCTTGCAAAATAAAAACATTCAAATCCAGCTTTTGGATCACCATATCAGCGGTAAGGAAGTGGCTGAAAGTTTCCATTGGTATTTTTTAGACACGAACCGTTGCGCGACTAAAATCGTGTATGAATTTTTAAAAAAGCATTACGCTCTTTTAGAGCCAAAAAACACAACATGGCTAGAGCCTTTGGTGGAAATGGTCAATTCTGTGGATATTTGGGACACGCAGGGTTATGGCTTTGAATTAGGCAAGGTGTGTATGCGCATGATTAACCAAAGCTCTGAATTGAATCGTTTCATGTTTGATGATGAGAACCGCGATTATAAATTAAAGCTTTTAGAAGAAGTTAAAAACTATTTGTTTTTAGAAAATGCCCCTGTAGCCTATGATAACGATTTGTTCAGGCTTAAAAAAATCGCTTTAGGGGGCGACCCTGATACAGAAACGATGGACAATATTTCTTCAAACGCGCAAACGCATTTGCTCTCTTTAAAAAAGCATGATTGCAGCGTTTATTACCAGGATAAAAAAGGGTTTTTAAGTTATTCTATGGGGGTATTAGCGTGTTGGCTAATCTTTTTTTAACGCAAAATCCGGATTTTGATTTTTATATAGATGTGAACGCTAAAGGGAATGTGAGCTTAAGGGCGAATGGGAATTGCGATGTGTGCGAACTCAGTCAAATGTGTTTTAATGGGGGCGGGCATAGGAATGCGAGCGGAGGCAAGATTGATGGCTTTAGGGAGAGTTTCAATTATAGGGACATTAAAGAACAAATTGAAGAAATCTTCAATAACGCTTAAGACTAATCTGTTTAGAAAAAACTAACAAAAACTAACAAGAGTTTAAAAACTCTTTTTGATAAGGTTTAAAAATTTTCATTCTATCGTTTTATAGCAAAAACTCATTTTCTTAAGGGAATGAGGGGTATTTTAAAAACTATTCCCCTAACCCCAAAAAACCGCTTTTTTAAAAAACTATCGCTTGATTAAAATCAAGCTCTCTTAATCATTTGATTGTAAAAAACGCTTTTTTAGTATTTTTAGGTTTTTTAAATTATCATCACGCCAACGCAAATAATCATTTTAAGTTATCTCTCTATTTTATTGTTTTTTGTTGCGGGTATTTGGAGCATGTTAGGGTTTGGGGTATAGTGAGCGGCTATCTTAAAAAGAAGATGACCAACTATGAAACTACTATTAGCAATCATAGTTTTAATGGCTCTCACAACGCCACTATACTAAAATTTTAGTGCAAGCTAGAGTTTAGCTAGCGTTTTCTTTGTGTATTTTTCTTGTATCCCATAAAAATCCCACAAAAATAAGACTTTTTCAATATCTAATGAAAACAGAGCCAAAGTTTGTATTTTGATAAATATTTAAATCCATGAATTGATACGAATTTATTTGAGTGTTTTTTTAACCAAAATACCCTACTAATCGCAGATAAAATGATCACGCTCCTAGCTAAACACCAGCATGATATAAGTGTCTCTATTATCGCTATTAAAATATTTGACTTTACCCGCTTCACACCCTCATTCTAATCTATTTTTTAGCAAAAAGAATTTATTCTTCACACGCCGGTTTGGGGTAGCAAAAACGATAGCCTCTGCGCCTTACGGTTTCAACCGTGGAAATCCCCAAGGGTTTATCCATTTTTTGGCGGATTTGATTGATAG from Helicobacter pylori harbors:
- the rpsO gene encoding 30S ribosomal protein S15 → MALNLEKKQEIIKAFATKQNDTGSCEVQVALLNERIRLLTEHLKTNPKDHSSRLGLLKLVAQRRNLLKYIKRTDHARYVVLIEKLGIKDR
- the flhA gene encoding flagellar biosynthesis protein FlhA, encoding MANERSKLAFKKTFPVFKRFLQSKDLALVVFVIAILAIIIVPLPPFVLDFLLTISIALSVLIILIGLYIDKPTDFSAFPTLLLIVTLYRLALNVATTRMILTQGYKGPSAVSDIITAFGEFSVSGNYVIGAIIFSILVLVNLLVVTNGSTRVTEVRARFALDAMPGKQMAIDADLNSGLIDDKEAKKRRAALSQEADFYGAMDGASKFVKGDAIASIIITLINIIGGFLVGVFQRDMSLSFSASTFTILTIGDGLVGQIPALIIATATGIVATRTTQNEEEDFASKLITQLTNKSKTLVIVGAILLLFATIPGLPTFSLAFVGTLFLFIAWLISREGKDGLLTKLENYLSQKFGLDLSEKPHSSKIKPHTQTTRAKTQEELKREEEQAIDEVLKIEFLELALGYQLISLADMKQGGDLLERIRGIRKKIASDYGFLMPQIRIRDNLQLPPTHYEIKLKGIVIGEGMVMPDKFLAMNTGFVNKEIEGIPTKEPAFGMDALWIETKNKEEAIIQGYTIIDPSTVIATHTSELVKKYAEDFITKDEVKSLLERLAKDYPTIVEESKKIPTGAIRSVLQALLHEKIPIKDMLTILETITDIAPLVQNDVNILTEQVRARLSRVITNAFKSEDGRLKFLTFSTDSEQFLLNKLRENGTSKSLLLNVGELQKLIEGVSEEAMKVLQKGIAPVILIVEPNLRKALSNQMEQARIDVVVLSHAELDPNSNFEALGTIHINF